One Roseburia rectibacter DNA window includes the following coding sequences:
- the mnmE gene encoding tRNA uridine-5-carboxymethylaminomethyl(34) synthesis GTPase MnmE, which yields MRTDTIAAIATAMSSSGIGIIRISGDAAVQIVDRIFFMKNKKNLSDMPTHTIHYGHIKDGDEVIDEVMVVLMRAPKSYTKEDTVEIDCHGGVYVMKRVLETVIKYGARPAEPGEFTKRAFLNGRIDLAQAESVIDIIHAKNEFALKSSERQLSGSLSSAVKTVREKLLHEIAFIESALDDPEHISLDGYPKTLQGIVEEAGKEIRKLLANSDNGKILKEGISTVIIGKPNAGKSSLLNTLVGEERAIVTDIAGTTRDVLEEQINLNGIILNVIDTAGIRKTDDVVEKIGVDRAKKYLNDADLAIYVVDTSTQLDENDFEIMELLKDRKAIILLNKSDLAPVTDRESIRKHLDKKMIAISAKEQTGIGELEETIREMFFTGEVTFNDEVYITNIRHKTALQEAMNSLNLVVQSIMDGMPEDFYSIDLMNAYEELGSIIGEAVEDDLVNEIFSKFCLGK from the coding sequence ATGAGAACAGATACGATTGCTGCGATAGCAACAGCTATGTCAAGTTCAGGAATCGGCATTATAAGGATCAGTGGGGATGCGGCAGTTCAGATTGTTGACCGGATTTTTTTTATGAAAAATAAAAAAAATTTATCCGATATGCCGACACATACGATTCATTATGGTCACATCAAAGATGGGGATGAAGTGATCGATGAAGTTATGGTAGTGCTGATGCGGGCACCAAAAAGTTACACAAAAGAAGATACCGTCGAGATTGACTGTCATGGCGGAGTATATGTCATGAAGCGTGTGCTTGAGACTGTGATCAAATACGGTGCGCGTCCGGCAGAGCCTGGTGAATTTACAAAACGTGCATTTTTAAATGGCAGGATCGATCTTGCGCAGGCGGAGTCTGTCATAGATATTATTCATGCAAAAAATGAATTTGCATTAAAGAGTTCAGAACGGCAGCTTTCCGGTTCTCTTTCGTCTGCAGTAAAAACAGTCCGTGAAAAACTACTGCATGAGATTGCATTTATTGAATCTGCATTAGATGATCCGGAACATATCAGTCTGGATGGATATCCTAAAACACTTCAGGGTATCGTGGAAGAAGCAGGTAAAGAAATCAGGAAACTCCTTGCAAACAGCGATAATGGAAAAATTTTAAAAGAAGGTATTTCAACGGTAATCATTGGAAAACCAAACGCCGGAAAATCATCATTGTTAAATACACTTGTTGGAGAAGAACGGGCGATCGTTACTGATATTGCAGGAACGACAAGGGATGTATTAGAAGAACAGATCAATTTAAATGGAATTATTTTAAATGTGATCGATACAGCGGGAATCCGGAAAACGGATGATGTTGTGGAAAAAATTGGCGTGGATCGTGCAAAAAAATACTTAAATGATGCAGACCTGGCGATTTATGTTGTGGATACATCAACACAGTTGGATGAAAATGATTTTGAAATTATGGAGCTTTTAAAAGACAGAAAAGCAATCATTCTTTTAAACAAATCGGATCTGGCTCCGGTTACTGATCGAGAATCGATCAGAAAGCATCTGGATAAAAAGATGATTGCAATTTCCGCGAAGGAGCAGACCGGGATCGGGGAACTGGAAGAGACAATCCGTGAGATGTTTTTCACCGGAGAAGTTACATTTAATGATGAAGTGTATATCACAAATATTCGTCATAAAACTGCTTTACAGGAAGCAATGAATAGTTTAAATTTAGTGGTGCAGAGTATTATGGACGGTATGCCGGAAGATTTTTATTCTATTGATCTGATGAATGCATATGAAGAACTGGGAAGCATCATTGGTGAGGCAGTCGAAGATGATCTTGTGAATGAGATATTTAGTAAGTTTTGTCTGGGCAAATAA
- the mnmG gene encoding tRNA uridine-5-carboxymethylaminomethyl(34) synthesis enzyme MnmG: MPAIEENYDVVVVGAGHAGCEAALACARLGLETIIFTVSVDSIAMMPCNPNIGGSSKGHLVREIDALGGQMGINIDKTFIQSKMLNKSKGPAVHSLRAQADKVNYSMEMRKTLQNTEHLTIRQAEVAEIITVPVNSAVTEEYINAGKKDGQVIEVNGELQKITGVKTVSGGIYHCKAVVLCTGTYLRARCLTGEMITYTGPNGLMAANHLTDSLKEHGIEMFRFKTGTPARVDKRSLDFSKMQEQKGDERVVPFSFTTNPDDVQIDQVSCWLTYTNPKTHEIIRANLDRSPIYAGIIEGTGPRYCPSIEDKVVKFADKDRHQIFIEPEGINTNEMYVGGMSSSLPEDVQHEMYRTLPGMEHVKIVRNAYAIEYDCINPNQLYASLEFKKIKGLFSGGQFNGSSGYEEAACQGLIAGINASMSILGKKPLVLDRSEAYIGVLIDDLVTKENHEPYRMMTSRAEYRLLLRQDNADLRLTKKGYEIGLISKERYDWVCKKEELIAQEIERVAKVKIGANKKVQELLESYDSIPLNTGTFLTELIRRPELDYDKLAPIDPERPDLPAEVTEQVNISIKYDGYIKRQMKQVESFKKLEKKKIPENFNYDDVPSLRIEARQKLKTYSPTSIGQASRISGVSPADVSVLLVYMEQMKYHEKKSED, encoded by the coding sequence ATGCCTGCGATTGAAGAAAATTATGATGTGGTAGTTGTGGGGGCAGGTCATGCGGGATGTGAGGCGGCATTAGCATGTGCAAGGCTTGGATTGGAGACAATTATTTTTACAGTAAGTGTGGACAGTATCGCGATGATGCCTTGTAATCCAAATATTGGAGGAAGTTCAAAAGGGCATCTTGTGAGAGAGATTGATGCACTTGGCGGACAGATGGGGATTAATATTGACAAGACATTTATCCAGTCTAAGATGTTAAATAAATCCAAGGGTCCTGCAGTACATTCCCTGCGTGCACAGGCAGATAAAGTGAATTACAGCATGGAGATGCGGAAAACACTTCAGAATACAGAGCATCTTACAATCCGACAGGCAGAAGTAGCCGAGATCATTACGGTTCCGGTAAATTCTGCTGTTACAGAAGAATATATAAATGCAGGAAAAAAAGATGGACAGGTTATAGAAGTTAATGGCGAACTTCAGAAAATTACCGGGGTAAAGACTGTTTCCGGTGGAATTTATCATTGTAAGGCAGTTGTACTTTGTACAGGAACGTATTTGAGAGCACGCTGTCTGACAGGCGAGATGATCACTTATACCGGACCGAATGGTCTTATGGCAGCAAATCATCTTACAGATTCACTTAAAGAGCATGGAATCGAGATGTTTCGTTTTAAGACAGGAACGCCTGCGAGAGTGGATAAACGTTCTCTGGATTTTTCAAAAATGCAGGAACAAAAGGGAGATGAGAGAGTAGTTCCATTTTCATTTACAACAAACCCGGATGATGTGCAGATTGATCAGGTTTCCTGCTGGCTGACATATACAAATCCAAAGACACATGAAATCATTCGTGCAAATTTGGATCGTTCACCAATTTATGCCGGAATTATTGAAGGAACCGGTCCGCGTTATTGCCCTTCCATTGAGGATAAAGTAGTAAAATTTGCAGACAAAGACCGTCATCAGATTTTTATTGAGCCGGAAGGCATTAATACAAATGAAATGTATGTTGGAGGTATGTCATCTTCACTGCCTGAGGATGTTCAGCATGAGATGTACCGCACGCTGCCTGGAATGGAGCATGTTAAAATTGTAAGAAATGCATATGCGATCGAGTATGACTGCATTAACCCAAATCAGCTTTATGCATCACTTGAATTTAAAAAGATCAAAGGACTTTTTTCCGGTGGACAGTTTAACGGAAGCAGCGGTTATGAGGAGGCAGCTTGTCAGGGACTGATCGCAGGTATCAATGCATCTATGAGTATTTTAGGAAAAAAACCTCTGGTTTTAGACCGGTCAGAAGCCTATATTGGCGTATTGATCGATGATCTTGTGACCAAAGAAAACCACGAGCCATACCGAATGATGACCTCACGTGCAGAATATCGCCTGCTGTTAAGACAGGATAACGCAGATCTGCGTCTGACGAAAAAAGGTTATGAAATTGGTTTAATTTCAAAAGAACGTTATGACTGGGTATGCAAAAAAGAAGAACTGATCGCGCAGGAAATTGAACGTGTTGCAAAAGTAAAAATTGGTGCGAATAAAAAAGTACAGGAATTGCTGGAAAGTTATGACAGTATTCCGTTAAATACAGGAACATTTCTGACAGAATTGATCCGCAGACCGGAGCTTGATTATGATAAATTAGCACCGATCGATCCGGAACGTCCGGATCTTCCTGCTGAAGTTACTGAGCAGGTAAATATCAGTATCAAGTATGATGGTTACATTAAGCGTCAGATGAAGCAGGTGGAAAGTTTTAAGAAACTTGAAAAGAAAAAGATACCGGAAAACTTTAATTATGATGATGTTCCAAGTCTGCGAATTGAGGCACGTCAGAAATTAAAGACTTATTCACCAACTTCAATCGGACAGGCATCCCGTATTTCAGGAGTATCGCCGGCAGATGTATCAGTACTGCTTGTGTATATGGAGCAGATGAAGTACCATGAGAAGAAATCGGAAGACTAA
- the jag gene encoding RNA-binding cell elongation regulator Jag/EloR, translated as MEYIEISAKTVDEAITEALVKLGTTSDRIEYEIVEKGNNGFLGIGRKDAVIKVRKKYSVNDDIKDFLNKVFEAMDLKVEIVMTAEENSNVINVDLKGDDMGVLIGKRGQTLDSLQYLTNLAVNKNAESFVKVKIDTEDYRKRRRETLENLAKNIAYKVKRTKRPVSLEPMNPYERRVIHSTLQNDKFVTTHSEGDEPYRHVVVTLKRQ; from the coding sequence ATGGAATATATTGAAATTTCAGCAAAAACAGTCGATGAAGCAATCACAGAAGCACTGGTAAAACTGGGCACAACCAGTGACAGAATCGAATATGAGATCGTTGAAAAAGGAAATAACGGATTTCTCGGCATCGGAAGAAAAGATGCAGTTATCAAAGTACGCAAGAAATATTCTGTGAATGATGATATCAAAGATTTCTTAAATAAAGTATTCGAAGCGATGGATTTAAAAGTTGAGATCGTTATGACTGCAGAGGAAAACAGCAATGTGATCAATGTTGATTTAAAAGGTGATGACATGGGCGTTCTGATCGGAAAAAGAGGACAGACCTTAGATTCTCTCCAGTACCTGACCAATCTTGCTGTTAATAAAAATGCAGAGAGTTTTGTAAAAGTCAAAATTGATACGGAAGATTACCGCAAGAGAAGAAGAGAGACATTAGAGAATCTTGCAAAGAATATTGCATACAAGGTAAAGAGAACAAAACGTCCGGTTTCTTTAGAGCCGATGAATCCTTATGAGAGAAGAGTGATTCATTCTACCTTGCAGAATGATAAGTTTGTGACAACACACAGCGAAGGAGACGAACCTTATCGTCATGTTGTTGTAACATTAAAGAGACAGTAA
- a CDS encoding alpha/beta fold hydrolase: MNKSMKKNIRHFFLLTALAAGTIHFVNRFIDLTASMKNILKTENGNFFDWKNGKIYYTKHGSGTPVLLIHDLSPLSSSYEWCRFAKKLEKQHTVYTIDLLGCGRSEKPYLTYTNYLYVQLITDFVKEVIKDTPTVIATGSSISFVTLAENMTNHLFHKIIAINPPMPEKFNRTPSNSSTLKKTLLEVPVLGTFIYNVKTHEKNIQKLFYTEYFNKPQLVSSKMLDAYYEASHMNGSHGKYLMASIEGQYTDNCILHALKKLSIPFYVVESRSNPDSVQIVTSYAKQSSFIETSYISNVKYLPQLEAPDKLAEVIQMLFNREKN; encoded by the coding sequence ATGAATAAGAGTATGAAAAAAAATATCAGACATTTTTTTCTGTTAACTGCATTAGCTGCCGGAACCATTCATTTCGTAAATCGTTTTATCGATCTTACTGCTTCAATGAAAAACATCTTAAAGACGGAAAATGGTAATTTTTTTGATTGGAAGAATGGAAAAATCTATTACACAAAACATGGTTCTGGAACACCTGTTTTATTGATACATGATCTGAGTCCACTCAGTTCCTCTTATGAGTGGTGCCGTTTTGCAAAAAAACTTGAAAAGCAGCATACCGTATATACGATTGACCTCTTAGGATGCGGACGTTCAGAAAAACCTTATCTGACATACACTAATTACTTATATGTTCAGCTTATTACTGATTTTGTAAAAGAAGTAATAAAAGATACCCCTACAGTAATTGCAACGGGTTCTTCCATTTCATTTGTGACGTTGGCAGAAAATATGACGAATCATTTATTTCACAAAATCATTGCTATCAATCCGCCAATGCCTGAAAAATTTAACCGCACGCCAAGTAACTCTTCTACTTTAAAGAAGACATTACTGGAAGTTCCTGTTCTCGGAACATTTATTTACAATGTAAAAACGCATGAAAAAAATATACAGAAACTATTTTATACTGAATATTTTAACAAACCACAGCTTGTCTCCTCTAAAATGCTGGATGCCTACTACGAAGCATCACACATGAATGGCAGCCACGGAAAATATTTAATGGCAAGTATTGAGGGACAGTACACTGACAACTGCATTTTACATGCACTAAAGAAACTTTCCATTCCATTCTATGTTGTGGAAAGCCGGAGCAATCCTGATTCTGTTCAGATCGTAACCAGCTATGCAAAACAAAGTTCCTTTATTGAAACTTCATATATTTCTAATGTAAAATACCTTCCACAATTAGAAGCTCCTGATAAGTTAGCTGAAGTTATTCAGATGCTTTTTAATCGTGAAAAAAATTAA
- a CDS encoding sensor histidine kinase: protein MISEYLKKFQSELMTNKEDIHKSIQTLELQMKENKAFIMLLKEENDSNYESFSPRDVNPKGREQILHLEEQQKLLQEQLDTRKKEYTSCVTKLNELNDAISELEQKINDNNSDISDEIFRLKLLETQENERQRISRELHDSTVQNLTSLVHKTELCSKLIDMDKVRCKLELNIMSKTLRDIINDTRNMIYNLRPMSFDDIGLEVTIERALEKLESSETKKINFSVVGESYKINPVIGITLLRIIQEACSNAIRHADCSVIKVVLNYQPGTIILSIEDDGKGFVYEENECNCKADNSGFGLSMMRERVYLLSGKIDIHSKTNAGTKIQVEVPIAE, encoded by the coding sequence ATGATAAGTGAATATTTAAAAAAATTTCAGTCGGAGCTGATGACTAATAAGGAAGATATACATAAATCGATTCAGACACTGGAATTACAGATGAAAGAAAATAAGGCATTTATAATGCTTTTAAAAGAAGAAAATGATTCAAACTATGAATCATTCAGCCCCAGGGATGTTAATCCAAAGGGCAGGGAACAGATTTTACATTTAGAGGAGCAGCAGAAACTTTTACAGGAACAGTTAGATACCAGAAAAAAAGAATATACATCCTGTGTTACAAAGCTGAATGAATTAAATGATGCAATTTCTGAGCTGGAACAAAAAATAAATGATAATAACTCTGATATAAGCGATGAGATATTCCGGTTAAAATTATTAGAAACACAGGAAAATGAGAGACAGCGCATATCAAGGGAATTACATGATTCAACGGTGCAGAATCTGACAAGTCTGGTTCATAAAACAGAATTATGCAGTAAATTAATTGATATGGATAAGGTCAGATGTAAACTGGAATTAAATATCATGTCTAAAACTTTGCGTGATATTATCAATGATACACGAAATATGATCTACAATCTGCGACCAATGTCATTTGATGATATAGGCTTAGAAGTTACGATTGAACGTGCGTTAGAAAAGTTAGAGAGCAGTGAAACAAAAAAGATAAATTTTTCTGTAGTTGGTGAGTCTTACAAAATAAATCCTGTTATTGGAATTACTTTGCTAAGAATTATTCAGGAAGCCTGCAGTAATGCAATCCGCCATGCAGATTGTTCTGTAATAAAGGTAGTTTTAAACTATCAACCGGGAACAATTATACTTTCTATTGAAGATGATGGAAAGGGATTTGTATATGAGGAGAATGAGTGTAATTGCAAAGCAGATAATTCTGGATTTGGTTTGTCAATGATGAGAGAAAGAGTATATCTTTTATCTGGAAAAATAGACATTCATTCAAAAACAAATGCAGGAACGAAGATTCAGGTTGAAGTTCCAATTGCCGAATAG
- the rsmG gene encoding 16S rRNA (guanine(527)-N(7))-methyltransferase RsmG, producing MNYNLEQFKEGLKELQIELSDKQINQFLKYYELLVETNKVMNLTAITEFDEVVEKHFLDSLSLCRVYDLKDNVKILDLGTGAGFPGIPLKIAFPDLELVLADSLNKRIKFLNQVIDELELKNITAVHARAEELGKNKDYREQFDVCVSRAVANLSSLSEYCIPFVKVGGKFISYKSGSIEEEVAEAKKAVFVLGGKVTDVYKFDLYEQKRSFVVINKEKHTPKIYPRKAGTPTKEPLH from the coding sequence ATGAATTATAATCTGGAACAGTTTAAAGAAGGTTTAAAAGAACTTCAGATTGAATTGAGTGATAAACAGATCAATCAGTTTCTTAAATATTATGAACTTCTGGTAGAAACCAATAAGGTGATGAATCTGACTGCAATCACAGAATTTGATGAAGTAGTGGAAAAACATTTTCTGGACAGTCTTTCTTTGTGTCGTGTATACGATTTAAAAGATAATGTTAAAATTTTAGATCTCGGAACCGGGGCAGGATTTCCCGGAATCCCGCTTAAAATTGCATTTCCAGATTTAGAACTGGTACTTGCAGATTCCTTAAATAAAAGGATTAAATTTTTAAACCAGGTAATTGATGAACTGGAGCTGAAAAATATTACTGCTGTTCATGCCAGAGCGGAGGAGCTTGGTAAAAATAAAGATTACAGAGAACAGTTTGATGTATGTGTTTCACGTGCAGTGGCAAATTTGTCTTCTCTTAGCGAATACTGTATACCATTTGTGAAAGTTGGTGGCAAATTTATTTCATATAAATCAGGCAGCATTGAAGAAGAAGTGGCAGAAGCGAAAAAAGCTGTTTTTGTTTTAGGTGGAAAAGTAACGGATGTGTATAAATTTGATCTGTATGAACAGAAAAGATCGTTTGTTGTGATCAACAAGGAAAAGCACACACCGAAAATATATCCAAGAAAAGCCGGGACGCCGACGAAAGAGCCATTACATTAA